A window of Christiangramia forsetii KT0803 contains these coding sequences:
- a CDS encoding oxygenase MpaB family protein codes for MKTENFVDKDSIVREIWGKTDTILFIFAGASAEFALNKAVDWLYYTGKLPEDPLGRLFSTVAYACKIVFSEKQAAISAIEIINKAHADVESQRGKSIPDWAYRDVLFMLIDYSIRAYELLERSLTIAEKLEVLEVFIRVGKRMKLKDLPENFQDYEVMRKNHLEQHMNYGNYTRDLYRQYCKHLGWFRYQLLLETQMLITPKKVRQLLLLRKFSILRPLLPGYKLSRKLKLDFLLKTLILPADYKEEIRSLDHVSV; via the coding sequence ATGAAAACTGAAAATTTTGTAGACAAAGATTCGATAGTAAGGGAGATCTGGGGAAAAACCGACACGATCCTTTTTATTTTCGCCGGTGCCTCTGCTGAATTTGCCTTGAATAAAGCCGTAGACTGGCTTTATTATACGGGAAAATTACCTGAAGATCCATTAGGCCGGCTATTTTCAACGGTAGCCTATGCCTGTAAAATCGTTTTTTCTGAAAAACAAGCGGCGATAAGTGCCATCGAGATAATCAACAAAGCCCATGCAGATGTAGAGTCCCAGCGCGGAAAGAGTATTCCAGATTGGGCTTATAGAGATGTCCTTTTTATGCTTATAGATTATTCCATCCGCGCTTATGAATTACTTGAAAGATCACTAACTATCGCTGAAAAGCTGGAAGTTTTAGAAGTTTTTATTCGTGTTGGAAAAAGAATGAAGCTAAAAGACCTTCCAGAAAACTTTCAGGATTATGAAGTAATGCGGAAGAATCATCTTGAGCAGCACATGAATTACGGTAATTATACCCGGGATCTATACCGGCAATATTGCAAGCACTTGGGCTGGTTTAGATATCAGCTCTTGCTGGAAACCCAGATGCTCATAACTCCTAAAAAAGTAAGACAGCTGTTACTGCTTCGGAAATTTTCAATATTACGTCCGTTGCTTCCAGGTTATAAATTGAGCCGGAAACTTAAACTTGACTTTTTACTAAAAACACTGATTCTACCTGCAGATTATAAAGAAGAAATAAGATCACTCGATCATGTTTCAGTATAA
- the creD gene encoding cell envelope integrity protein CreD, with product MDNSPQNSNPNKFLHWLKNSITARMFVIGFLTLILLIPLFMVQELIKERSQRQESVVSEINDKWGDEVVLYGPVLKIPYRTYSEKHITNSKKELTTESIEALKYLYFFPHQLKIHSVVDPEIKKRGIYQTAVYKSKTDLSGNFSISDYQNEDISEKDILWDKARIIFKTSNLKGVNNEIYIQLGNSSYTFKSKYEEHNQLRPNEQELFLMESGILKESDFLKEKSVEFKMEVSVNGSSEISFVPIGKTTEAEIISDWKTSSFKGNFLPYNEDKITDSGFKAKWKILDINRPFPQVFNNNLPRLTEYAFGVNFMIPVDEYQKSERATKYGFLVIGLTFLLFFLIQTLSKIPIHPFQYLMIGLGLVMFYTLLISISEHSSFLKAYLIAGISVLLMISLYSKSILKGWKFPIFIGLSLFALYSFIFIIIQLESYALLVGSIGLFLILAGVMYVSRKIDWDHQ from the coding sequence ATGGACAATTCACCGCAAAACTCAAACCCCAACAAATTCCTTCACTGGTTAAAAAATTCTATCACCGCCAGAATGTTCGTCATTGGTTTTCTTACCCTTATTTTACTTATTCCGCTTTTTATGGTGCAGGAATTAATTAAGGAGCGCTCGCAGAGACAGGAAAGTGTAGTTTCAGAAATCAACGATAAATGGGGTGACGAAGTAGTGCTCTACGGGCCAGTTTTAAAGATCCCTTATCGCACTTATAGTGAAAAACATATTACCAATTCCAAAAAAGAGCTTACTACCGAAAGCATTGAAGCCTTGAAATATTTATACTTTTTTCCGCATCAGCTTAAAATTCATTCAGTAGTTGATCCCGAAATAAAGAAACGCGGAATTTATCAAACTGCCGTTTATAAAAGTAAAACTGATCTTAGTGGAAATTTTTCAATTTCAGATTACCAGAATGAGGATATTTCAGAAAAAGATATTCTCTGGGATAAAGCCCGAATCATCTTCAAGACTTCTAATTTAAAAGGGGTCAATAACGAAATATATATCCAGTTAGGTAATTCCAGCTATACCTTTAAGTCGAAATATGAAGAACATAATCAACTTCGTCCTAATGAACAGGAGCTGTTTTTGATGGAAAGTGGAATTCTCAAAGAAAGTGATTTTCTAAAGGAGAAATCGGTGGAATTTAAGATGGAAGTGTCAGTGAACGGAAGTTCAGAAATTTCTTTTGTCCCGATTGGAAAGACTACAGAAGCTGAAATTATTTCAGATTGGAAAACCAGCAGCTTTAAAGGGAATTTTCTCCCTTATAACGAAGATAAGATTACAGATTCAGGTTTTAAAGCCAAATGGAAAATTCTGGATATCAACAGGCCATTTCCCCAGGTTTTCAATAATAATCTGCCCAGGCTCACAGAGTATGCTTTCGGGGTAAATTTTATGATCCCGGTAGACGAATATCAAAAAAGTGAAAGAGCTACGAAATATGGCTTTCTGGTAATAGGCCTCACTTTTTTACTATTTTTCCTGATCCAGACTTTAAGTAAAATCCCCATCCATCCATTTCAATATTTAATGATTGGTTTAGGATTGGTCATGTTTTATACCCTGCTCATCTCGATTTCTGAACACAGCAGTTTTCTGAAAGCTTATTTGATCGCAGGAATTTCGGTTCTATTGATGATAAGCCTTTATTCTAAAAGCATTTTAAAAGGCTGGAAATTCCCCATATTTATTGGGCTCTCTCTATTTGCCCTGTATTCTTTTATTTTTATCATCATTCAGCTGGAAAGCTATGCGCTGCTGGTGGGAAGTATTGGATTATTCCTGATCCTCGCCGGGGTGATGTATGTTTCCCGAAAGATAGACTGGGACCATCAATAA